One genomic segment of Natrialbaceae archaeon AArc-T1-2 includes these proteins:
- a CDS encoding DNA-directed RNA polymerase subunit B'': MSMEMNRAKRRDISREYFSRERLADHHYRSFNAFLNRGMQEVVDEKATIDTDIGDKEGEEPVHVELGDVRVVTPRVREADGSEELLYPQEARLRNITYSAPVFMEMSIVKGEEGDQRVVDSTETKIGRMPVMVGSDKCNIAGFSEEELIEIGEDPADPGGYFIVNGSERVLMTSEDLAPNKILAEYDTKYGDEIQVAKTFSQRRGYRALVLCERGRDGLLEVSFPSVSGSVNFVTLVRALGLESDEEIVHKVSNDPEVVKYMLENLEEAEVQTEEEAIEALGKRVASGQGKNYQLKRANYVIDRYLLPHLHEEGVDEEDVRINKAHYLCRMAEACFELALGRREADDKDHYANKRLKVSGDLMKDLFRTALNKLARDVKYQLERANMRNRQLSVNTVVRSDVLTERLEHPIATGNWVGGRSGVSQLVDRTDFMGVLSHLRRLRSPLSRSQPHFEARDLHATQWGRICPSETPEGPNCGLVKNFAQAMELSQNVEDEQELKRELASMGVQGIPGIEGVNRTTADD; this comes from the coding sequence ATGTCGATGGAAATGAACCGAGCGAAACGGCGTGACATCTCGCGAGAGTACTTCTCGAGGGAACGACTTGCCGACCACCATTACCGCTCGTTCAACGCCTTCCTCAATCGGGGAATGCAGGAAGTCGTCGACGAGAAGGCGACAATCGATACGGACATCGGCGACAAGGAAGGCGAAGAGCCCGTCCACGTCGAGCTGGGGGACGTCCGGGTCGTGACGCCACGGGTTCGCGAGGCCGACGGCTCCGAGGAGTTGCTCTATCCCCAGGAGGCGCGACTTCGCAACATCACGTACTCCGCGCCGGTTTTCATGGAGATGTCGATCGTCAAAGGCGAGGAGGGCGATCAGCGGGTCGTCGACTCCACGGAGACGAAAATCGGTCGGATGCCGGTCATGGTCGGCTCCGACAAGTGTAACATCGCAGGCTTCTCCGAGGAGGAACTCATCGAGATCGGTGAAGATCCCGCCGACCCCGGCGGCTACTTCATCGTCAACGGCTCCGAGCGAGTCCTGATGACGAGCGAGGACTTAGCGCCAAACAAGATCCTCGCGGAGTACGACACGAAATACGGCGACGAGATCCAGGTCGCCAAGACCTTCTCCCAGCGTCGTGGCTACCGTGCGCTCGTGCTGTGTGAGCGAGGTCGGGACGGACTGCTCGAGGTCTCGTTCCCCTCGGTGTCGGGCTCGGTCAACTTCGTGACGCTCGTGCGTGCGCTTGGCCTCGAATCCGACGAGGAGATCGTCCACAAGGTCTCGAACGATCCCGAGGTCGTCAAGTACATGCTCGAGAACTTAGAGGAAGCGGAGGTCCAGACCGAAGAGGAAGCGATCGAGGCGCTGGGCAAACGCGTCGCCTCCGGCCAGGGGAAAAACTACCAGCTCAAGCGAGCCAACTACGTGATCGACCGCTATCTCCTGCCACATCTCCACGAGGAGGGTGTCGACGAGGAGGACGTCCGGATCAACAAGGCCCACTACCTCTGTCGGATGGCAGAAGCGTGTTTCGAGCTCGCGCTGGGGCGACGCGAAGCCGACGACAAGGACCACTACGCGAACAAGCGTCTCAAGGTCAGCGGCGACCTGATGAAAGATCTCTTCCGGACAGCGCTGAACAAGCTGGCACGGGACGTCAAATACCAGCTCGAGCGGGCGAACATGCGGAACCGACAGCTCTCTGTCAACACGGTCGTGCGCTCTGACGTGCTCACGGAGCGACTCGAGCACCCGATCGCGACGGGGAACTGGGTCGGTGGCCGCTCCGGTGTGAGCCAGCTAGTCGACCGAACGGACTTCATGGGGGTGCTCTCGCATCTGCGACGGCTTCGGTCGCCGCTGTCACGCAGCCAGCCACACTTCGAAGCGCGGGACTTACACGCGACTCAGTGGGGGCGCATCTGTCCGTCCGAGACCCCGGAGGGACCGAACTGTGGGTTGGTGAAAAACTTCGCACAGGCGATGGAGCTCTCCCAGAACGTCGAGGACGAACAGGAACTCAAACGAGAACTGGCGTCGATGGGTGTCCAGGGCATTCCGGGCATCGAGGGCGTCAACCGAACCACGGCAGACGACTAA
- a CDS encoding DNA-directed RNA polymerase subunit H, with amino-acid sequence MVDVSQHELVPEHTVLEEEALEEVLAEYDIDRTDLPKIKTNDPALPEEAEVGDVIEIVRDSRTTDQAVVYRLVIE; translated from the coding sequence ATGGTAGACGTAAGCCAACACGAACTGGTTCCGGAGCACACTGTCCTCGAGGAAGAGGCCCTCGAGGAGGTGCTCGCGGAGTACGACATCGACCGCACCGACCTGCCGAAAATCAAAACGAACGATCCCGCTTTGCCGGAGGAAGCCGAGGTGGGAGACGTCATCGAAATCGTCCGGGATTCACGGACAACCGACCAAGCCGTCGTGTACCGACTCGTGATAGAATAA
- a CDS encoding replication factor A (Replication protein A protects and stabilize the intermediate ssDNA that is generated by the unwinding action of a DNA helicase at the replication fork. In addition, SSBs prevent the formation of secondary structures by single-stranded template DNA.), which produces MSDVREHAEDIHEQFSDHLEVDLEDVEDRLATLVEEYKVPMDEARRSVTNHYLDEAGLEREDLAGGGSDEVTVEDVDEPEQWIDLTAKVIELWEPRSDAVAQVGLLGDPTGTIKFTKWAKSDLPSLEEGGVYRLRNVVTDEYQGRYSVKLNSTTVIEEREEDLEVGNDTSEIDGALVDMQSGSGLIKRCPHEDCTRVLQNGRCSEHGEVEGEFDLRIKGVVDDGIDAHEVIFDQEATEELTGLSLEEAKDMAMDALDTTVVADEIADEIIGSYYRIEGPTFGRYVLADDVEELGGPTDPDDLLIKARSM; this is translated from the coding sequence ATGAGCGACGTACGAGAGCACGCAGAAGACATACACGAGCAGTTTTCGGACCACCTCGAGGTCGACCTCGAAGACGTCGAGGATCGATTGGCGACGCTGGTCGAAGAGTACAAAGTGCCGATGGACGAGGCACGCCGGAGCGTTACCAACCACTACCTGGACGAGGCCGGCTTAGAGCGCGAGGACCTCGCCGGCGGCGGCAGCGACGAGGTCACCGTCGAGGACGTCGACGAACCCGAACAGTGGATCGACCTCACGGCGAAAGTGATCGAACTCTGGGAGCCCCGCAGCGACGCCGTCGCCCAGGTAGGGCTGCTGGGCGATCCCACGGGGACGATCAAGTTCACCAAGTGGGCCAAATCCGACCTGCCCTCCCTCGAGGAAGGCGGCGTCTACCGGCTTCGAAACGTCGTCACCGACGAGTACCAGGGGCGGTACTCGGTCAAGCTCAACTCGACGACGGTAATCGAGGAACGCGAGGAAGACCTCGAGGTCGGTAACGATACGAGCGAGATCGACGGTGCGCTGGTCGACATGCAAAGCGGCAGCGGCCTGATCAAACGCTGTCCCCACGAGGACTGCACCCGCGTTCTCCAGAACGGCCGCTGTAGCGAACACGGCGAGGTCGAAGGCGAGTTCGACCTCCGGATCAAAGGCGTCGTCGACGACGGGATCGACGCCCACGAGGTCATCTTCGACCAGGAGGCTACCGAAGAGCTGACGGGACTCAGCCTGGAGGAAGCGAAGGACATGGCTATGGACGCGCTGGATACGACCGTTGTGGCCGACGAGATCGCAGACGAGATCATCGGCAGCTACTACCGGATCGAGGGGCCGACGTTCGGCCGCTACGTGCTGGCCGACGACGTCGAGGAACTGGGCGGGCCGACCGATCCTGACGACCTGCTGATCAAAGCGAGGTCGATGTGA
- a CDS encoding RPA family protein gives MSQAELTREVARRVFASEFNDSTYTFKESDDDRAPNYALLPTGDRANRVFVVGTLTETEDVGDDSEYWRGRIVDPTGTFFVYAGQYQPEAASTLRETEPPAYVAAVGKPRTYEPEEGTVNVSLRPESIAVVDDDVRDRWVVETAERTLERIEEFEAWKAEQEAPESASTVPSNEYAEMARERYDSPVENYRRDVIQALESLEQTEATA, from the coding sequence ATGAGCCAGGCAGAACTCACTCGCGAAGTCGCACGCCGCGTCTTCGCGTCGGAATTTAACGATTCGACGTACACGTTCAAAGAGAGCGACGACGACCGTGCGCCGAACTACGCGCTGTTGCCGACCGGCGACCGTGCCAACCGCGTCTTCGTCGTCGGCACCCTTACCGAGACCGAAGACGTCGGCGACGACAGCGAGTACTGGCGTGGCCGGATCGTCGATCCGACGGGGACGTTTTTCGTCTACGCCGGCCAGTACCAGCCCGAGGCCGCCTCGACGCTTCGGGAGACCGAACCGCCAGCGTACGTCGCCGCCGTCGGCAAGCCCCGGACCTACGAACCCGAGGAGGGGACGGTAAACGTCTCGCTTCGCCCCGAGTCGATCGCCGTCGTCGACGACGACGTCCGCGACCGCTGGGTCGTCGAGACCGCCGAACGCACCTTGGAGCGCATCGAGGAGTTCGAGGCCTGGAAGGCCGAACAGGAAGCCCCCGAGAGCGCCTCGACGGTTCCCAGCAACGAGTACGCCGAGATGGCCCGCGAACGGTACGACTCCCCCGTCGAGAACTACCGCCGCGACGTGATTCAGGCGCTCGAGAGCCTCGAACAGACGGAAGCGACCGCCTAA
- a CDS encoding CopG family transcriptional regulator: MGNKNKTISFRVNEKAFEALQDIAEERDISLSAVFRDYVDMLVEHDGRVEVVPETELEERRRDDGEPAFPPTVEVPKSFVREHERLELEAEHLREQLEEHKAYVADLRERLEDEEEVLLLDDLDDDEPYQVR, from the coding sequence ATGGGCAACAAGAACAAGACGATCTCGTTCCGGGTGAACGAAAAGGCGTTCGAGGCGCTCCAGGACATCGCCGAGGAACGCGATATCTCGTTGTCCGCAGTCTTCCGGGACTACGTCGACATGCTCGTCGAACACGACGGTCGGGTCGAGGTCGTGCCCGAGACCGAACTCGAGGAGCGCCGCCGCGACGACGGCGAACCGGCGTTTCCGCCGACCGTCGAGGTTCCAAAGAGCTTCGTACGCGAACACGAACGCCTCGAACTCGAGGCCGAACACCTCCGTGAGCAACTCGAAGAGCACAAAGCCTACGTGGCCGATCTCCGGGAACGACTCGAAGACGAAGAAGAGGTCCTGTTGCTCGACGATCTGGACGACGACGAACCCTATCAGGTCCGGTAG
- a CDS encoding DUF5814 domain-containing protein, whose translation MALTDKIYVKNHQQLSSQLETSIPKGAFKGATLDVLFQGDGLEKLDDATRERVLDFAGDFLDCGCDNNPYCGCPERKFIRYVLELRAQGLGPDAIVDVMSDDYMVYAYPGDVLSFLDQGVRTLEAAEALAAVEGDEDKQAEIRRTKQDLAK comes from the coding sequence GTGGCCCTCACCGACAAGATCTACGTCAAGAACCACCAGCAGCTAAGCTCCCAGCTCGAGACATCCATTCCGAAAGGCGCGTTCAAGGGAGCGACGCTCGACGTGTTGTTTCAGGGCGACGGCCTCGAGAAGTTAGACGACGCCACCCGCGAGCGGGTGCTCGACTTCGCCGGGGACTTTCTCGACTGTGGCTGTGACAACAACCCCTACTGTGGCTGTCCGGAACGGAAGTTCATCCGCTACGTCCTCGAGTTGCGCGCACAGGGACTCGGCCCCGACGCCATCGTGGACGTAATGAGCGACGACTACATGGTTTATGCCTATCCCGGCGACGTCCTCTCGTTTCTCGACCAGGGCGTCCGGACGCTCGAGGCAGCCGAAGCACTCGCCGCGGTCGAAGGTGACGAGGACAAGCAAGCAGAGATCAGACGGACGAAACAGGATCTCGCGAAGTGA
- a CDS encoding CBS domain-containing protein — MKSFRIGSLFGIPIKLDLTFLLILPIFAYLIGAQLEPVAEILNELMGAGIVIAPLTEGTTPWILGLVAAIGLFVGVLLHELGHSLVAQRYGFPIDSITLWLFGGIAALSEMPEDWRKEFNIAIAGPIVSILVGVVTYGLFLLTPVLEGVAPTTVLNGTLFVLAYLAFLNVALAIFNMLPAFPMDGGRVLRALLARNQSYTRATQQAAGIGKFFAVLMGIFGLFTFNIILIGIAVFVYIAASSEAQQVVIKAAFTDVTVSDIMTAAPDLDTVSPDTTVAELVQRMFSERHTGYPVVEDGRLVGLVTLDDAQQIQPVERDAHHVEDVMTTELETVAPNADAMDALERMQRERIGRLLVVDDAEGEKLQGDPTENGDLVGLITRTDVMTALNIIQQSGAVEPMQSSQPAD, encoded by the coding sequence ATGAAGAGTTTCCGGATTGGATCGCTGTTTGGCATTCCGATCAAACTGGATCTGACGTTCCTGCTCATACTGCCGATTTTCGCCTATCTCATCGGTGCACAGCTCGAGCCGGTCGCGGAAATTCTAAACGAGCTCATGGGAGCCGGAATCGTTATCGCCCCGCTGACCGAGGGGACGACGCCGTGGATCCTCGGGCTCGTCGCGGCGATCGGCCTGTTTGTCGGCGTTCTCTTACACGAACTCGGTCACTCGCTCGTCGCACAGCGGTACGGATTTCCGATCGACTCGATCACCCTCTGGCTGTTCGGTGGTATCGCCGCACTCTCGGAGATGCCCGAAGACTGGCGCAAGGAGTTCAACATCGCTATCGCCGGTCCGATCGTCAGCATCCTCGTCGGCGTCGTCACGTACGGGCTGTTCTTGCTGACACCAGTACTCGAAGGCGTCGCACCGACGACGGTGCTCAACGGTACACTGTTCGTCCTCGCCTATCTCGCATTCTTGAACGTCGCACTTGCGATTTTCAACATGCTCCCTGCGTTCCCGATGGACGGTGGGCGCGTGCTCCGAGCCCTGCTCGCTCGTAATCAATCGTACACGCGCGCGACCCAACAGGCCGCCGGCATCGGCAAGTTCTTCGCCGTCCTCATGGGAATCTTCGGCCTGTTCACGTTCAACATCATCCTCATCGGTATCGCGGTCTTCGTCTACATCGCCGCCTCGAGCGAGGCCCAGCAGGTGGTGATCAAAGCCGCATTCACGGACGTCACCGTCAGCGACATCATGACGGCCGCACCCGATCTGGACACCGTCTCCCCGGATACGACCGTCGCAGAACTCGTCCAGCGGATGTTCAGCGAACGCCACACGGGCTATCCCGTCGTCGAGGACGGCCGCCTCGTCGGCCTCGTGACGCTCGACGACGCCCAGCAGATCCAACCCGTCGAACGTGATGCCCACCACGTCGAGGACGTGATGACGACCGAACTCGAGACCGTCGCACCCAACGCGGATGCGATGGACGCCCTCGAGCGCATGCAACGGGAACGAATCGGCCGCCTGCTGGTCGTCGACGACGCAGAGGGCGAGAAGCTACAGGGTGATCCCACGGAAAACGGCGATCTCGTCGGGCTGATCACCCGAACCGACGTCATGACAGCGCTGAACATCATCCAACAAAGCGGCGCGGTCGAACCGATGCAATCGAGTCAGCCCGCAGACTGA
- a CDS encoding MarR family transcriptional regulator, translating into MMEQQATTRIDPVPEELASPRAKLVYLYLDAAGGATVDDLNQTLAMKKIAILSVLNELASNDLVEKNGDEYVATN; encoded by the coding sequence ATGATGGAACAGCAAGCCACGACACGTATCGATCCCGTTCCCGAGGAGCTCGCCTCGCCTCGAGCCAAACTGGTGTACCTCTATCTCGACGCAGCCGGCGGTGCGACGGTCGACGATCTGAACCAGACACTTGCGATGAAGAAGATCGCCATTTTGAGCGTACTGAACGAGTTAGCGAGCAACGACCTCGTCGAGAAAAACGGTGACGAATACGTCGCGACGAACTGA
- a CDS encoding 50S ribosomal protein L16 has protein sequence MSEKPASMYRDISKPAYTRREYITGIPGSKIAQHKMGDLEADSEDYPVQISLVTEEEVQIRHGSLEASRLSANRHMLKEAGEGNYKMILRKFPHHVIRENKQATGAGADRVSDGMRQSFGKIVGTAARIQQGERLFTIWCDVDDADHAKEAFRRAYNKITPPCRIVVEKGEEKLIA, from the coding sequence ATGTCGGAGAAACCCGCCTCCATGTACCGGGACATCAGTAAACCGGCCTACACGCGCCGCGAGTACATCACTGGAATCCCGGGCTCGAAGATCGCACAGCACAAGATGGGTGACCTCGAGGCCGATTCCGAGGATTATCCCGTTCAGATCAGCCTCGTCACCGAAGAAGAAGTCCAGATCCGCCACGGCAGCCTCGAGGCCTCCCGCCTGTCGGCCAACCGCCACATGCTGAAAGAAGCCGGCGAAGGTAACTACAAGATGATCCTCCGGAAGTTCCCCCACCACGTCATCCGCGAGAACAAGCAGGCGACGGGTGCCGGGGCGGACCGCGTTTCCGACGGGATGCGTCAGTCGTTCGGCAAGATCGTCGGCACCGCTGCCCGCATTCAGCAGGGCGAACGGCTGTTTACGATCTGGTGTGACGTCGACGACGCCGACCACGCCAAGGAGGCGTTCCGTCGCGCCTACAACAAGATCACCCCGCCGTGTCGGATCGTCGTCGAGAAGGGCGAAGAGAAGCTGATCGCGTAA
- a CDS encoding ATP-grasp domain-containing protein — protein sequence MIDLAVANRQETFERMCGPLSERGIRAHHVPVSERTVPLGEDAPWSTDEFDVGFVYPGRLMEGGVADALLEVSWLNDRKAVLTSRNKAEVLARLERADLPVPDSVYVSSDVGEAELTAVFERLEPPIVVKPNSTTRGVGVAKAYDLDSFLGICDYLSLVHDYRATGDKSFLVQEFLPDAVDYRVMVLEGEYVGAVERRLPEDVHAGGQWKHNVHRGAKAAGVSLPEPWREIAEAVACELEIPFLGVDLLVTGDRVVVTETNARPTIDAATKYEPGFYDRLADSIRAARE from the coding sequence ATGATCGACCTCGCTGTCGCCAACCGGCAGGAGACGTTCGAGCGAATGTGCGGTCCGCTCTCCGAGCGAGGGATTCGCGCCCATCACGTCCCGGTATCCGAGCGAACGGTTCCCCTGGGCGAGGATGCCCCGTGGTCGACAGACGAGTTCGACGTCGGCTTCGTCTATCCCGGCCGACTGATGGAAGGCGGGGTCGCTGACGCACTCCTCGAGGTATCCTGGCTCAATGACCGCAAGGCCGTCTTGACCTCACGGAACAAAGCCGAGGTACTCGCCCGGCTCGAACGTGCTGACCTGCCGGTGCCCGACTCGGTCTACGTCTCGAGCGACGTCGGCGAAGCCGAACTGACGGCGGTCTTCGAGCGGCTCGAGCCGCCGATCGTCGTGAAACCGAACTCGACGACCCGCGGCGTCGGCGTCGCCAAGGCGTACGACCTGGATTCGTTTCTGGGGATCTGTGATTATCTCTCGCTCGTCCACGACTACCGGGCGACCGGCGACAAGTCGTTTCTGGTCCAGGAGTTTCTGCCCGACGCGGTCGACTACCGGGTGATGGTACTCGAAGGCGAGTACGTCGGCGCCGTCGAGCGCCGGCTCCCCGAGGACGTACACGCCGGCGGCCAGTGGAAACACAACGTCCACCGTGGGGCGAAAGCGGCGGGCGTTTCGCTTCCCGAGCCGTGGCGAGAGATCGCCGAAGCGGTCGCGTGTGAACTCGAGATTCCGTTTCTCGGCGTCGACCTCCTCGTGACCGGCGATCGCGTCGTCGTCACCGAGACGAACGCCCGGCCGACGATCGACGCGGCGACGAAGTACGAACCCGGCTTCTACGATCGGCTGGCGGATTCGATACGCGCCGCTAGAGAGTGA
- a CDS encoding Hsp20/alpha crystallin family protein: MRRDDRDEPFDDFFREIERMMNEMMSGANVDFESNASVDTGFGTDTHVDVHDTDDEIRVVADLPGVEKDNIDLECDGETLTISARSDHREYDERVSLPRRVNEHTATASYNNGVLEVVFEPADRSSDISLE, translated from the coding sequence ATGCGCCGAGACGACCGCGACGAGCCCTTCGACGACTTTTTCAGAGAGATCGAACGGATGATGAACGAGATGATGAGCGGTGCGAACGTCGACTTCGAGTCGAACGCAAGCGTCGATACCGGATTCGGCACGGATACCCACGTCGACGTCCACGACACCGACGACGAGATCCGCGTCGTCGCCGACCTCCCCGGCGTCGAGAAAGACAACATCGACCTCGAGTGCGACGGGGAGACCCTGACCATCTCGGCTCGAAGCGACCACCGCGAGTACGACGAACGCGTCTCGCTTCCCCGCCGGGTCAACGAACACACCGCCACCGCCTCCTACAACAACGGCGTCCTCGAGGTCGTCTTCGAGCCGGCCGATCGATCCTCGGACATCAGCCTCGAGTAG
- a CDS encoding type II glyceraldehyde-3-phosphate dehydrogenase, with product MLQVAINGYGTIGKRVADAVRQQPDMEVRGVAKTRPNFEAETAIENGFPLYAAVEERADQFAAAGLEIAGQVDELVDAADVVVDATPSGIGAENKALYEEHDTPALYQGGEDADLAEVSFNARSNFAEATGADHVRVVSCNTTGLSRVIAPLRETYGVEKVRATLVRRGGDPGQTSRGPINDILPNPVTVPSHHGPDVNTIFPDLKIDTLGMKVPATLMHMHSLNVTLSEEVDAADVRELFADESRLFLIPERMAIDGSGKLKEYALDAGRPRGDLWENCIWEESISTVGRDLYLFQGIHQESDVVPENIDAIRAVTGTADATESMETTDETLGIGL from the coding sequence ATGCTGCAGGTCGCCATCAACGGGTACGGCACGATCGGGAAACGCGTCGCTGATGCCGTCCGACAACAGCCGGACATGGAGGTACGCGGCGTCGCGAAGACCCGACCGAACTTCGAGGCAGAAACCGCGATCGAGAACGGATTTCCGCTCTATGCCGCCGTCGAGGAGCGCGCCGACCAGTTCGCAGCGGCCGGCCTCGAGATCGCCGGACAGGTCGACGAGCTGGTCGACGCAGCAGACGTCGTCGTCGACGCGACGCCCTCTGGAATCGGGGCCGAAAACAAAGCGCTGTATGAAGAACACGACACCCCCGCACTCTACCAGGGTGGCGAGGACGCCGACTTAGCCGAGGTCAGTTTCAACGCCCGGTCGAACTTCGCGGAGGCAACGGGTGCCGACCACGTTCGGGTCGTCTCCTGTAACACGACCGGCCTCTCGCGGGTCATCGCACCGCTTCGCGAGACCTACGGCGTCGAGAAGGTTCGCGCGACGCTGGTTCGTCGCGGTGGCGACCCAGGTCAGACCTCGCGGGGTCCGATCAACGACATCCTCCCGAACCCGGTCACCGTCCCGTCTCACCACGGCCCCGACGTCAACACCATCTTCCCGGACCTCAAGATCGACACGCTCGGGATGAAGGTGCCCGCAACGCTGATGCACATGCACAGCCTGAACGTCACGCTCTCCGAGGAGGTCGACGCCGCGGACGTTCGCGAGTTGTTCGCCGACGAGAGCCGGCTGTTCCTGATCCCCGAGCGGATGGCCATCGACGGCAGCGGCAAACTCAAGGAGTACGCCTTAGACGCCGGCCGCCCGCGTGGCGACCTCTGGGAGAACTGTATCTGGGAGGAGTCGATCTCGACCGTCGGACGGGACCTCTATCTCTTCCAGGGCATTCACCAGGAAAGCGACGTCGTCCCCGAAAACATCGACGCCATCCGCGCCGTAACCGGAACGGCAGACGCCACAGAGAGCATGGAGACGACCGACGAGACGCTCGGTATCGGCCTCTAG
- a CDS encoding HTH domain-containing protein, producing MIDHSPDGKAVELWLRSFDPMTAGPAHDRALEFVDRLETRDSIDSVRVGVWGRAFQRTDRVRSIPQLERIETTIASFETWADRTGRQLEPFFRMRHVESKLTGETFEICRLPSIALAEYRGGNVVHVAPSRDGDRTIDVLDRLEALVCGEATDPTLAFDDSSDRSADEQPRRYRRGYPR from the coding sequence GTGATCGATCACTCGCCGGACGGAAAGGCCGTTGAACTCTGGCTCCGGTCGTTCGATCCCATGACTGCGGGGCCAGCACACGACCGGGCCCTCGAGTTCGTCGACCGTCTCGAGACGCGAGATTCGATCGACTCGGTCAGGGTCGGTGTCTGGGGACGGGCGTTCCAGCGGACCGACCGCGTGCGATCGATCCCACAGCTCGAGCGGATCGAAACGACGATCGCGTCGTTCGAGACGTGGGCCGACCGCACCGGCCGTCAGCTCGAGCCGTTCTTCCGGATGCGTCACGTCGAGTCGAAACTCACCGGCGAGACCTTCGAAATCTGTCGGCTACCGTCGATCGCGCTGGCGGAGTATCGCGGCGGGAACGTCGTCCACGTCGCCCCCTCACGCGACGGCGACCGAACGATCGACGTGCTCGATCGACTCGAGGCGCTGGTCTGCGGCGAGGCCACGGACCCGACGCTCGCGTTCGACGACTCGAGCGATCGATCGGCGGACGAGCAGCCCCGGCGATACCGTCGCGGCTATCCCCGGTAA
- a CDS encoding gamma carbonic anhydrase family protein, translated as MVDSRRYEFEGTEPSIHEDARVSREATLVGDVTIEAEASIWPGVVCRGDVAPVTVGRMTHVGDNATLHASQLGEQVMCGHGAILNDAVVEDDALVGFNATLNSSVHVGAGSIVASGTVVPEGYDIPPESFVRGVPASVSPLSETTIDPDEIFEEHSSGAYTNLAQRHGPLFE; from the coding sequence ATGGTCGATAGCAGACGATACGAGTTCGAGGGGACCGAACCGTCGATCCACGAGGACGCACGTGTCAGTCGAGAGGCGACGCTGGTCGGAGACGTGACGATCGAAGCCGAGGCGAGCATCTGGCCGGGCGTCGTCTGCCGGGGTGACGTCGCGCCGGTCACCGTCGGCCGGATGACACACGTCGGGGACAACGCAACGTTGCACGCGTCGCAACTTGGCGAACAGGTGATGTGTGGCCACGGCGCGATACTCAACGACGCGGTCGTCGAGGACGACGCGCTCGTGGGGTTCAACGCGACGCTCAACTCCAGCGTACACGTCGGTGCGGGGAGTATCGTCGCCTCCGGGACGGTGGTGCCCGAAGGCTACGACATTCCGCCCGAATCGTTCGTCAGAGGTGTCCCCGCCTCGGTGTCGCCGCTTTCTGAGACGACGATCGATCCCGACGAGATCTTCGAAGAGCACTCCTCGGGGGCGTACACGAATCTGGCACAGCGACACGGCCCGCTGTTCGAGTGA
- a CDS encoding 8-oxo-dGTP diphosphatase, with the protein MIEATLCFVVRDDEVLLIEKRRGLGEGWYNGPGGKLETGETPRECARREVREEVGLEVTELEKAGELTFYLDGDAHTHCHVFRTDSFAGEPTPSTEARPEWVPIEDVPYEQMWEDDRLWLPGVLDGRTVTGTFHFEGGEPLDEADFVESDLEWGVWDDSIGDGSEPPS; encoded by the coding sequence ATGATCGAGGCGACGCTGTGTTTCGTCGTCCGTGACGACGAGGTACTGTTGATCGAGAAACGACGCGGTCTGGGCGAGGGGTGGTACAACGGCCCCGGCGGCAAGCTCGAGACCGGCGAGACGCCCAGGGAATGTGCGAGACGGGAGGTCCGCGAGGAGGTCGGTCTCGAGGTGACCGAACTCGAGAAAGCGGGCGAACTCACCTTCTACCTGGACGGAGACGCACACACCCACTGTCACGTCTTCCGGACCGATTCGTTCGCTGGCGAGCCGACACCTTCTACGGAGGCCCGTCCGGAGTGGGTCCCGATCGAGGACGTTCCGTACGAGCAGATGTGGGAGGACGACCGGTTGTGGCTGCCCGGCGTCCTCGACGGACGGACCGTCACCGGGACGTTTCACTTCGAGGGTGGTGAACCGTTAGACGAGGCCGACTTCGTCGAGAGTGACCTCGAGTGGGGTGTGTGGGACGACTCGATCGGGGACGGGAGTGAGCCGCCGAGCTAG